From Amycolatopsis sp. cg9, one genomic window encodes:
- the frc gene encoding formyl-CoA transferase: MGKALEGVRVLDMTHVQSGPSSTQLLAWLGADVIKLETPGRGDITRGQLRDLPGVDSLYFTMLNANKRSITLNMKSEEGKEIFEKLVSGVDVLVENFGPGVVDRFGYPWEKLASLNPRLVYASIKGFGPGRYADFKAYEVIAQAMGGAMSTTGFEAGPPTATGAQIGDSGTGIHLVAAILAALYQRTSTGRGQRVQVAMQDAVLNLCRVKLRDQQRLAHGPLGEYPNDQFGDEVPRSGNASGGGQPGWAVKCAPGGPNDYIYVIVQPPGWAPLARLIGKGELAEDPAWATPEVRLSKLDKMFALVEEWTEKHTKWEVMEKLNACNIPCGPILSTKELIEDGTLAELGSVVEVAHPERGAFKTVGCPLKLSDSPVEIERSPLLGEHNDEVLGELGYGEAELEKFRAAGVI; this comes from the coding sequence ATGGGCAAGGCACTGGAGGGCGTCCGCGTCCTCGACATGACGCACGTGCAGTCCGGTCCGTCGTCGACGCAGCTGCTGGCCTGGCTCGGCGCGGACGTGATCAAGCTCGAGACGCCCGGCCGGGGCGACATCACCCGCGGGCAGCTGCGCGACCTGCCCGGGGTGGACAGCCTCTACTTCACGATGCTGAACGCCAACAAGCGCAGCATCACGCTCAACATGAAGAGCGAAGAGGGCAAGGAGATCTTCGAGAAGCTGGTGTCCGGTGTGGACGTCCTGGTCGAGAACTTCGGCCCCGGCGTCGTCGACCGGTTCGGCTACCCGTGGGAGAAACTGGCCTCGCTCAACCCGCGGCTGGTCTACGCCTCCATCAAGGGGTTCGGGCCCGGCCGCTACGCCGACTTCAAGGCCTACGAGGTCATCGCGCAGGCGATGGGCGGCGCGATGAGCACCACCGGCTTCGAAGCCGGGCCGCCGACCGCGACGGGCGCGCAGATCGGCGACTCCGGCACCGGCATCCACCTGGTGGCCGCCATCCTCGCCGCGCTCTACCAGCGGACCTCCACCGGCCGCGGCCAGCGCGTCCAGGTCGCCATGCAGGACGCCGTGCTCAACCTGTGCCGGGTCAAGCTGCGCGACCAGCAGCGGCTCGCCCACGGCCCGCTCGGGGAGTACCCGAACGACCAGTTCGGCGACGAGGTCCCGCGGTCGGGCAACGCCTCCGGTGGCGGCCAGCCCGGCTGGGCGGTGAAGTGCGCGCCCGGCGGGCCGAACGACTACATCTACGTGATCGTCCAGCCACCCGGCTGGGCCCCGCTCGCCCGGCTGATCGGCAAGGGTGAGCTGGCCGAGGACCCGGCGTGGGCCACCCCCGAGGTCCGGCTGTCCAAACTGGACAAGATGTTCGCCCTCGTCGAGGAGTGGACCGAGAAGCACACCAAGTGGGAAGTCATGGAGAAGCTCAACGCCTGCAACATCCCGTGCGGCCCGATCTTGTCCACGAAGGAGCTCATCGAGGACGGCACCCTGGCCGAGCTCGGCTCGGTCGTGGAGGTGGCGCACCCGGAACGCGGCGCCTTCAAGACCGTCGGCTGCCCGCTGAAGCTGTCCGACTCGCCGGTCGAGATCGAGCGGTCACCGCTGCTCGGCGAGCACAACGACGAGGTGCTGGGCGAACTCGGCTACGGCGAGGCGGAGCTCGAGAAGTTCCGCGCGGCGGGGGTGATCTGA
- a CDS encoding acetate--CoA ligase family protein produces MADRAAVEKILDQVTAEGRSSLTAPEGRAVCEAYGIPTPAERLAGSADEAAAHAEAIGLPVVLKIVSPDILHKTEAGGVLVGLADAEAVKAGFTKILENAKAYNAGARVLGVQVQQMLTEGQEVIIGSVTDRTFGKVVAFGLGGVLVEVLKDVTFRLAPTTTGEALSMLDGIQAAEILRGVRGADPVDRDALAAVITGLGQLVTDFPQLSEVDLNPVLATPRGATAVDVRILVDPDAAKEPVRFTQEEILASMTRIMKPASIAVIGASAEAGKIGNSVMKNLVDGGYAGEIHPINPKATEILDRKAYASITDVPGDVDVAVFAIPAKFVPAALEEVGRKGAAGAILIPSGFGETGNIELQDEVVAIARKHGVRILGPNIYGYYYTPENLSATFCTPYDVKGGVALSSQSGGIGMAILGFSRSAKMGVSSIVGVGNKADIDEDDLLTFFEHDENTELIAMHLEDLKDGRAFAETAKRVSKRKPVVVLKAGRTSQGAKAASSHTGALAGDDKVYDDILRQSGVVRAPGLNDMLEYARGIPLLPAPKGENVVIITGAGGSGVLLSDACVDNGLQLMEIPPDLDTAFRAFIPPFGAAGNPVDITGGEPPSTYRNTIALGLEDDRVHALILGYWHTIVTPPMVFAELVSEVVGEYRAKGIHKPVVASLSGDVEVEEASAYLYDHGVVAYPYTTEKPVAVLGAKYRWARAAGLL; encoded by the coding sequence GTGGCGGATCGCGCGGCGGTCGAAAAGATCCTCGACCAGGTGACGGCCGAAGGGCGGTCCTCGCTGACCGCGCCCGAGGGGCGTGCGGTGTGCGAGGCGTACGGCATCCCGACCCCGGCCGAGCGGCTGGCCGGCTCGGCGGACGAAGCCGCGGCCCACGCGGAAGCCATCGGGCTGCCGGTGGTGCTCAAGATCGTCTCGCCGGACATCCTGCACAAGACCGAGGCCGGCGGCGTGCTCGTCGGCCTGGCGGACGCCGAAGCGGTGAAGGCCGGCTTCACGAAGATCCTCGAGAACGCGAAGGCGTACAACGCCGGGGCACGCGTGCTCGGCGTCCAGGTGCAGCAGATGCTCACCGAGGGGCAGGAGGTGATCATCGGCTCGGTCACCGATCGGACTTTCGGCAAGGTCGTCGCCTTCGGGCTGGGCGGTGTCCTGGTGGAGGTGCTCAAGGACGTCACCTTCCGGCTGGCGCCGACGACCACCGGGGAAGCGCTGTCCATGCTCGACGGGATCCAGGCCGCCGAGATCCTCCGCGGCGTCCGCGGCGCGGATCCGGTCGACCGCGACGCGCTCGCCGCGGTGATCACCGGCCTCGGCCAGCTGGTCACCGACTTCCCCCAGCTGTCCGAAGTGGACCTCAACCCGGTGCTCGCGACACCACGGGGGGCCACCGCGGTCGACGTCCGCATCCTGGTCGACCCGGACGCGGCGAAGGAACCGGTGCGGTTCACCCAGGAGGAGATCCTCGCCTCGATGACCCGGATCATGAAGCCGGCGTCGATCGCGGTGATCGGCGCGTCGGCCGAAGCCGGGAAGATCGGCAACTCGGTGATGAAGAACCTGGTCGACGGCGGCTACGCGGGCGAGATCCACCCGATCAACCCCAAGGCCACCGAGATCCTCGACCGCAAGGCGTATGCCAGCATCACCGACGTCCCCGGGGACGTCGACGTCGCGGTGTTCGCCATCCCGGCGAAGTTCGTCCCCGCCGCGCTGGAGGAGGTCGGCAGGAAGGGCGCGGCCGGCGCGATCCTCATCCCGTCCGGCTTCGGCGAGACCGGCAACATCGAGCTGCAGGACGAGGTCGTCGCGATCGCGCGCAAGCACGGCGTGCGCATCCTCGGCCCGAACATCTACGGCTACTACTACACACCGGAGAACCTGTCGGCGACGTTCTGCACCCCGTACGACGTCAAGGGCGGCGTGGCCCTGTCGTCCCAGAGCGGCGGCATCGGGATGGCGATCCTCGGCTTCAGCCGGTCCGCGAAGATGGGGGTCTCCTCGATCGTGGGCGTGGGCAACAAGGCCGACATCGACGAGGACGACCTGCTCACGTTCTTCGAGCACGACGAGAACACCGAGCTCATCGCCATGCACCTGGAAGACCTGAAGGACGGGCGCGCGTTCGCGGAAACGGCCAAGCGGGTCTCGAAGCGCAAGCCGGTCGTGGTGCTCAAGGCCGGGCGGACGTCGCAGGGCGCGAAAGCGGCGAGCTCGCACACCGGCGCGCTGGCCGGCGACGACAAGGTCTACGACGACATCCTGCGCCAGAGCGGCGTGGTCCGGGCGCCCGGGCTCAACGACATGCTCGAATACGCCCGCGGCATCCCGCTGCTGCCGGCGCCGAAGGGCGAGAACGTCGTCATCATCACCGGGGCCGGCGGCTCGGGCGTGCTGCTGTCGGACGCCTGCGTCGACAACGGCCTGCAGCTGATGGAGATCCCGCCGGACCTCGACACGGCGTTCCGCGCGTTCATCCCGCCGTTCGGCGCGGCGGGCAACCCGGTGGACATCACCGGCGGCGAACCGCCGTCCACCTACCGCAACACGATCGCACTGGGCCTCGAGGACGACCGCGTCCACGCCCTGATCCTGGGCTACTGGCACACCATCGTCACCCCGCCGATGGTGTTCGCGGAGCTCGTGTCCGAAGTGGTCGGGGAGTACCGGGCGAAGGGGATCCACAAGCCGGTCGTCGCGTCGCTTTCCGGCGACGTCGAAGTCGAGGAGGCGAGCGCCTACCTCTACGACCACGGGGTCGTCGCCTACCCGTACACGACCGAAAAGCCCGTGGCGGTGCTCGGCGCGAAGTACCGCTGGGCGCGGGCCGCGGGCCTGCTCTGA